One part of the Hyalangium ruber genome encodes these proteins:
- a CDS encoding FAD-binding oxidoreductase yields MRANLLGDLAEVLPPEGLITDADVLEAHRRDQATWTSAGVPHVLARPSSTSEVQGVLRVASAHRVPVVARGAGSGLSGGANALDGCIVLSLTRMNRILEIDRRGLFAVVQPGVINAALKTAVAEQGLWYAPDPASWEFSTIGGNLATNAGGLCCVKYGVTGDAALGLEVVLAAGSVLRTGGRTVKNVAGYDLTRLFVGSEGTLGVITEATLRLRPRPPPATTLVASFPTLVGAGAAVTEIMASTRPSLLELMDRATVRAVEAIRPMGLDMDAAALLLARSDAGGEQGVAECARMAAACEASGATFVAQSADEAEGELLLGARRFAYPALEKQGTTLLDDVGVPLSRIADLLSAVERIAEQRGVLIGTFGHAGDGNMHPTLVFDRNDPEAVARAQAAFEDILVVVGELGGTITGEHGVGVLKRAYLSRQLGSEATRVHLAIKASLDPLGILNPGKML; encoded by the coding sequence ATGCGCGCGAACCTGCTGGGTGACCTCGCGGAGGTGTTGCCGCCCGAGGGACTCATCACCGACGCCGATGTGCTCGAGGCTCACCGTCGGGATCAGGCCACGTGGACGAGCGCTGGCGTACCCCACGTCCTCGCCCGCCCCAGCTCCACGAGCGAGGTCCAGGGCGTTCTTCGGGTTGCCTCCGCCCACCGTGTCCCCGTCGTCGCTCGTGGGGCGGGCTCGGGGCTCTCGGGCGGCGCCAACGCCCTGGATGGCTGCATCGTGCTCTCGCTCACGCGGATGAATCGCATCCTGGAGATCGATCGGCGCGGCCTGTTCGCCGTCGTCCAACCTGGGGTGATCAACGCCGCGCTCAAGACCGCCGTGGCCGAGCAAGGGCTCTGGTACGCGCCAGACCCCGCGAGCTGGGAGTTCTCCACGATTGGCGGCAATCTCGCCACCAACGCTGGAGGCCTGTGCTGCGTGAAGTACGGCGTCACCGGCGATGCCGCGCTCGGGTTGGAGGTCGTCCTGGCGGCGGGCTCCGTTCTCCGCACTGGGGGCCGCACGGTCAAGAACGTCGCCGGTTATGACCTTACCCGGCTGTTCGTCGGCTCCGAGGGCACGCTGGGTGTCATTACCGAGGCCACGCTGCGGCTGCGACCGCGTCCTCCTCCCGCCACGACGCTGGTGGCCTCGTTTCCGACGCTCGTGGGAGCGGGCGCGGCGGTCACGGAGATCATGGCCAGCACCCGGCCCTCGCTCCTGGAGTTGATGGACCGCGCCACCGTCCGAGCCGTCGAGGCCATCCGGCCCATGGGGCTGGACATGGACGCGGCGGCGCTCCTGCTGGCTCGCTCGGACGCGGGGGGAGAGCAGGGCGTGGCGGAGTGCGCGAGGATGGCAGCCGCCTGCGAGGCCTCCGGAGCCACCTTCGTCGCGCAGTCCGCGGATGAGGCCGAAGGGGAGCTGCTGCTGGGCGCGCGCCGGTTCGCCTACCCCGCGCTGGAGAAGCAGGGGACGACGCTGCTGGATGATGTCGGCGTGCCGCTCTCGCGCATCGCGGATCTGCTCTCGGCCGTCGAGCGCATCGCCGAGCAGCGCGGCGTGCTCATCGGCACGTTCGGGCATGCGGGGGATGGGAACATGCACCCCACGCTCGTCTTCGATCGGAACGACCCGGAGGCCGTGGCACGGGCTCAGGCGGCCTTCGAGGACATCCTCGTCGTGGTGGGAGAGCTGGGGGGAACCATCACCGGAGAGCATGGCGTCGGCGTGCTCAAGCGCGCGTACCTGTCCCGGCAGCTCGGCTCCGAGGCGACGCGGGTCCACCTCGCCATCAAGGCCTCCCTCGACCCGCTCGGCATCCTCAACCCCGGCAAGATGCTCTGA